AAAGAATATTTTTAGCTACTCAGCTATTTTTAAAAGAAAATTAAGAATTGTTCCATATTCCAAGAAGTTGATTAACTACGAGTTCATCTCGCTAAAAATGCAAGGGTTAAGTCTTCGATTTATTGCATTTTTTAGCGTTCGATTTCGCTGTGTTAATCTAACTTCTCTTCATAAATTACACAATTCTTTGAGTTTTCTTTGAGTTATTAGCTGAGTAGTTACAATATCTTTCAAATAAATTTATAGCTAAAGTAAGATTATTGCAGAGAGAGGGAAAAAAATGAGAGCATGGTTAGAAATAGAGATGGACAATTTAATTTTTAACATAAATAAAATAAGAGAAAAAGTTAATAATAGGGAGATAATGGCAGTAGTCAAAGCTAATAGCTATGGATTTGGAGCAAAAGAAACGGTGAGGTATCTATCAGAGCATGGAGTAAAATCTTTTGCTGTAGCTTGTCTTGATGAAGGGTTAGAATTAAGAGAGGCTGGAATAAAAGATGAAATATTAGTGTTGGGAATAGTATTTCCTGAAGAGATGGATATAGCTGATAAAAACAGTATTCAAATAACAGTTGGAAATTGGGAACAAATAGAGTATATTAAAAAAAATAATTTAAAAGTAGGTATACATATAAAGATAGATACAGGTATGGGAAGGTTAGGATTTTTACCAGAAGAGGGAGAGAGAGTAGTAGATTACTGTCTTGAAAATGGTATAAATATTATGGGTATCTATTCACATCTTTCTGATGCAGATGGATTTAATAGAGAATCAGATGATTATACAGAAACTCAAATTAAAAAATTTCAAATTTTTGAAAAATATAAAGATAAGGTAAAATATCTTCATATTTTAAATAGTGGAGGTATTTTGAGATTTAATGAAGAGATTAGTGGAAATATTGTAAGAGCTGGAATATGCATGTATGGTATGATAGCTAATTATAGAGTAGAAGATTTAAAGAGAGTATTTTGTGTAAAAACAAAGATTTTATCAATAAGAACAGTAGAAGATGATTCTTTTATCTCATATGGAAGAAAATATGTACTTCATAAAGGGGAAACATTTGCTACTATTGGAATGGGATATGCAGATGGAATAAAGAAAGAGTTTTCAAATAAAAGCTATGTTATTATTGAAGGGGAAAAATGTCCAATAATTGGAGAGATATGTATGGATATGTGTATGGTAAAAATACCAGAGTCCATAAAGGATAAAATATCTCTTGGTACAGAGGTAATTGTAGTGAGAGATGATATCATAGAGGAGATAAATATAGAACATAAGTGTTCTTGGGATATACTTACAGGGATAGGTAGAAGAGTATATAGGGTATATAAAGAGAATGGAAAACCATATTTAATAGCGAGATAAGGAGTGAAGATGGCTAAGATAATTTTACAAAAGGGAAAAGAGAAAAAGATTCAAAACTTTTATCCCAATGTATTTAAAGATGAAGTAAAAAGTATAATAGGAAAGATAGAAAATGGAGATGTAGTAGATGTTTGCACTGAGGATATGACATTTGTAGGAAGAGGATATGTAACTGACTCTACATCTGCTTATGTGAGAGTACTTACTACAAAAGATGAAAAGATAGATAAAGATTTTATCTTAAATAAAATAAGAAGTGCTTATAAAAAGAGAGAGCACCTATATAATGAAACAAACTGTATAAGAGCATTTTTCTCAGAGGGAGATGGGATTCCAGGACTTATAATAGATAAGTTTGATAAATATGTAGCAGTACAATTTAGAAATTCTGGAGTAGAAAGATTTAGACAAGAGATAATAAATGCTATTAAAAAAGTTATGAAACCAAAGGGAATCTATGAAAGAAGTGACGTAGAAAATAGAACTCATGAGGGAGTAGAGCAAAAGACAGGAATTATCTTTGGAGAGATTCCAGAAAGAGTTATTATGGAGGATAATGGACTTAAGTATGGAATAGATATTATAGATGGACAAAAGACAGGATTTTTCTTAGATCAAAGAGATTCTAGAAAATTTATTAGAAAGTATTTAAATAAAGACACTAGATTCTTAGATGTATTTTCTAGTAGTGGTGGATTTTCTATGGCTGCTTTAAAAGAGAATTGTAAAAAGGTCGTAGCCATAGACAAAGAGCCTCATGCTCTTGAGCTATGTAGAGAAAATTATGAGTTAAATGGGTTTGAAGGAAATTATACAACTATGGAAGGAGATGCTTTTTTACTTCTTAAAACTCTTGTAGGAAGAGGAGAAAAGTATGATGTAATTACATTAGACCCACCATCTTTAATTAAGAGAAAGGCTGATATTCATAAGGGAAGAGATTTTTTCTTTGACCTATGTGATGATAGCTTTAAGCTTTTAGAAGATGGAGGAATATTAGGGGTAATTACTTGTGCTTATCATATATCTCTTCAAGATTTAATAGAGGTAACAAGAATGGCAGCTTCTAAAAATGGAAAACTTTTACAAGTGATAGGAATAAACTATCAGCCAGAAGACCACCCATGGATATTACATGTTCCAGAAACTTTATACTTAAAGGCATTATGGGTGAAAATAATTAATAATTAAAAAGGGGTAACTATGTATTTAGATATTATTATATTAGTGGTATTGATTTTAGCAATTTTAGATGGATTAAAAAATGGTTTATTTGTAGAGTTTTTATCAGTATTTGGTTTAGTAATCAATTTTATAGCAGCTAGATATTTTACTCCAATACTAATACAATTTTTAAATCTTAAATCAAATGATACTAATTATTTTATAGTTTATATAGTTATGTTTTGGGCTGTATATATTGTGATAGGATTAATATTACATTTCCTAAAAAATATTATGGAAGGATTGACAAAGGGGTTTGTATTGAGAATCTTAGGTGGGATAATAGGAGCAGCAAAAGGAGCTGTCCTAGCTCTAGTAGTAATTTTTATATTTAACTTTACAAGTGATTTACTTCCAGAGATAAAAAAATATGGAAATAATAGTAGAGCAGCAGAGACAATGTTAAAAGTGGCACCACTTATAGAGGAGTATATTCCAAAGGTATTTAAAGAGAAATTAGATGCTGTAAAAAATGAAAAATTAATAGATAAGTATATGAATAAGATTTTTTAGGAGAGATATATGAAACTTATAGATAAATATATTTTAAATGAGATAAAAATACCTGTTATCTTTGGAGTTTCTCTATTTACTTTTATATTTTTAATAGATATCATAGTAGCTATGATGGAAAATATAATAGTAAAGGGAATATCTATCATAGATGTAATGAGAATTTTATCTTTCTATCTACCTCCTATACTTTCACAAACTATACCAATGGGAATGTTTCTAGGGATAATGTTAACTTTTTCAAAATTTACTAGAACAAGTGAGGCTACTGCTATGAGTGCTGTTGGTATGTCATTAAGAGATATAGTGAAACCTATATTTGTAGCAGCTTGCTGTGTTACTCTTTTTATATTTTTCTTACAAGAGAGTATTATTCCAAGATCTGTAGCAAAATTACAATTCTTAACAGCTAAGATAGCCTATGAAAATCCTGTATTCCAACTTAAAGAGAAAACGTTTATAGATGAGGTTGATGAGTACAATCTATATATAGATAGAATGGAAGGAAAGGAGAAAAAGGCAAAAGGAATTTTAATATTCCAAAAAGCTGAAGATAAACCATTTCCTACTGTGATAGTTGGAGAGGAAGCATATTGGAAAGACTCAGCTATGGTACTTATAAATTCAAAGTTTTATAACTTCAATGATAAGGGAAAAGAGGTTTTAAGAGGAGAATTTGATGAAAAAAGAATACCGCTAGCTGCATATTTTAGTGAGATAGAGGTAAAAGTAAAAGATATAGAGGCTATGGGAATAGGAACTCTTCTAAAAGAGATGAAAGATAAAACTCCTGCAGAGAAGATTCCTTATAAGGTAGAGATAAATAAAAAATTAGCAGTTCCATTTTCTACTATGATGTTGTCATTGCTAGGAGTATTCTTATCAATAGGGCATCACAGAAGTGGAAAGGGAGCTAATTTTGCTTTGAGTTTAATAGTAATATTTTCTTATATCACTTGTTTAAATGTTGGAATGGTAATGGCAACAAAAGGTATTATTCCTGCTTTTATAGGAGTATGGATACCAAATGTGATACTTTTCTTATTGACACTATTTATGTATAAGAAAAAGGCAGAGGTGATATAGTGAAGATTATTGATAAATATATTAGTAAAAATTTTATAAAATCCTTTATGTTGAGTTTGATGGCTTTTATGGGAATATTTATAGTAAGTCAGTTATTTAGAGTGGTAAAATATCTAAGTGATGGTAGATTTACTCCAGGAGATGCTGTTTACTACATAATTACACTTCTTCCTAGAACTTTTATAGATGTAGCACCATTAGCGGTACTATTAGGAAGTATGATGACTATAAGTAGTATGGCTTCAAATTTAGAGATTATCTCTCTAAAAACTTCTGGAATAAAATTTAGAAGGATAGTATTATTCCCTATTATAATATCAGCTATAATATCTGGAGTAGTGTTTTTTGTAAATGATACTCTCTACCCAATCTCTTTGAAAATAAATAGAGATTTGAGAAGTGGTGAGGTACAAAAAAGAGTAGCTCCATTAGAAAAAAGAAATGCCTTTTTAAGAGGAGAGGATTCTAACTATATATATCTTATGCAAAAGGTAAATAGAGAGACAGGATTTGCTGAAAATATAGAGATAGTAGATTTAAATAAAAGTTTTGATAAAATAGAGAGAATAATAACAGCCCCAGAGGGAAGATATAATTTTGGCAAAAAAGTATGGATGTTAAAAGATGTAAATATCTACTATGGAGATGATAATAAAAAGCCAGAAACAAAGGAATTTTTCTCAGATAGCAAATATGGAGATAATCCAGAGCATTTTATAACTCTTACTGTTGAGCCAAGAACTCTTACTATAAAAGATTTAAAAAAGACTATTAGAGAGATGAAGAGTATTGGTGGAGATACTAGAGAGCTTTTAGTGGAGTTAGGAAATAGATACTCTTTCCCATTTGCAAGTTTTGTAATATCATTTTTAGGGCTTGCACTAGGAGGAAGATATGTAAGAGGAACTTCAGCAGTGAGTTTAGGAATATGTGTACTGCTAGGATACGGATATTATGTTGTACAAGCTTCTTTTGAAGCTCTTAGTGCCAATGGATTTTTAAATCCATTTGTAGGAGGATGGATTCCTAATATAATGTTTTTGGTAGTAGGAATATATCTGTTAAATAAAGCAGAGTATTAAATAATATAGAATGGAGTGAATTGATGAGTATAGAGGTAAGAAAACTTAGTAATGGAATACCTGTACTTATGGATAATATAGATAGTATAAATACTATAAGTCTAGGAATATTTGTAAAGACAGGTTCAAGAGATGAATATCCAGAGGAGAGTGGAGTATCTCACTATATAGAGCATATGATGTTTAAAGGAACAACTAACAGAACTGCTAAAGATATTTCTGAAGAGGTAGATAATGAGGGGGGAATGATAAATGCCTACACAAGTAGAGATACAACTTGTTATTATATTCAAATGTTATCTAACAAGATAGAAAAGGGAGTAGAGATACTTTCAGATATGTTTGCCAACTCTACTTTTACAGAGGAAAATCTTGAAAAAGAGAGAAATGTAATAATAGAAGAGATAAGAATGTATGAGGATATTCCAGAGGAAATTATCCACGATGAGAATATAAAATTTGCTGTAACAGGAACTCAATCAAATAGTGTATTAGGAACAATAGAGAGTTTAAATGGAATAGATAGAGATAGATTTGTAAAATATTTTAAAGATCAATATAGAGCTTCTAATTTAGTTATCTCAGTAGCTGGGAAGATGGATTGTGATAAGTTATTTGAGATGCTAGAAAAAGGATTTGGAAAGTTAGAAGATTATCCTGTAGAGAGAAATATAGATAATAATTACACTATTAACAGTGGAGAAAATAAAATAGTTAGAGATACTAACCAAGTTCATCTATGTTTTAATACTAAAGGTGTAAGCCTTGTAGATGAGATGAAATATCCAGCAGCTATTATCTCTAGTGTATTAGGTGGAAATATGAGTTCAAGACTTTTCCAAAAGATTAGAGAGGAGAGAGGGCTAGCTTACTCTGTTTATACATATTCAAGTGCTTTCTTAGAGGGTGGAGTTTTTACTGTGTATGCAGGAACTACTCATGAAAGTTATCGTGATGTAATAGATATAATAAGAGATGAGTTTGAAGATATAAGAGAGAATGGAATAACAGCTTACGAGCTTCAAAAATCTAAAAATCAATTCTTAAGTATGCTTACATTTAGCTTAGAGGGAAGTAAAGGAAGAATGAATAGAATGGCAAACTCTTATCTATTATATGGAGAGGTAATAGATATAGATAAGATAATCAATTCCATAGAGAAAATAACTTTAGATGATATTAAAGAAACAGCTAAGGTTATTTTTGATGAAAAATATTATTCATGGACAATTTTAGGGAATGTATAAGGAGAAATAGAGATGGAAAAAGTTAAAGTACAAGTTTTAATATCTGAGGGAGTTACTCTTCCAAAATATGAAACATCTGGTTCAGCTGGAATGGATGTTAGAGCAAATATTTCTGAGCCAATAGTTTTAGGATCATTAGAGAGAGTATTAGTTCCAACAGGGATAAAAATGGCAATACCAGAGGGATATGAAGTACAAGTAAGACCAAGAAGTGGACTTGCATTAAAGCACGGTATCAGTATGGCTAATACACCTGGAACAATAGATAGTGATTATAGAGGAGAGATTGGAGTTATTCTTATTAATCTTAGTAAAGAGGAATATATAATTCAACCTCAAGAGAGAATAGGACAGCTTGTATTAAATAAAGTGGCACAGATGGATTTTGAAGTTGTAGAAAGCTTAGATGAAACTGAAAGAGGTGCTGGAGGATTTGGGCACACTGGAAAATAAGAGGTAGCAGATGAAAAATAGTAGAGATATAAAACTTCTTTTTAAAAGATTGAAAAAGATGAATAACTTTCTTGTTTTAAATGCACTTTTGATAGTTTGTATAAGTATCTCTACAATATATAGTGCAACTATTTCAAGAACATCATCATTTTATATAAAAGAGAGCATTTGGACAGTAATAGGTCTAATAGCATATTTAGTAGTAACAATGATAGATTATAAAAAATATTTAAAATACTATAAAGTGTTATATTTATTAAATATTTTAATGTTACTTTCAGTTTTTGCCCTGGGGGTAAGTAGGCTAGGAGCTCAAAGATGGATAGATTTAGGACCAGTGAGTATACAGCCCTCAGAGGTTGGAAAAGTTTTAGTAGTTATAACTCTATCTGCTTTCCTATCTATACATTTTAAAGATAGATTAGTAGGAATAAAAAGTGTAATAATAGCAGTAGCACATATAGCACCAGTTTTATTACTTATTTTAAAACAGCCAGATTTAGGAACAACCCTTATAATACTTATGACTTTTAGTGTTATAATTTTTATGTATGAATTGGATTGGAAAACTATTATAATATTAGGGCTTAGTGGAGTGGCTTTTGTTCCTTTTGCTTATTTTTTTCTTTTAAAAGATTATCAGAGACAGAGAGTACTTACCTTTTTAAATCCAGAGGCAGATTTGCTAGGAAGTGGTTGGAATGTAACTCAATCTATGATAGCTATTGGTTCTGGAGAGCTTTATGGAAAAGGATTTTTGAATAGTAGTCAGAGTAAGTTGAGATTTCTTCCAGAAGCTCATACTGACTTTATAGTTTCAGTATTCTTAGAAGAGAGAGGTTTTTTAGGAGGGGTTTTGCTTTTTGGACTTTATTTTCTTCTAATTATGCAGATAGTGTATATAGCAGAAACTACTAGTGATAGATTTGGAAGGCTTGTTTGTTATGGAATAGCAGGGATTTTCTTTTTTCACTTTGTAATCAATGTGGGAATGACGATGGGAATAATGCCAGTAACAGGAAAACCGTTATTGCTTATGAGTTATGGGGGGACTTCATTACTTATTAGTTTTATAATGCTTGGAATAGTTCAGAGTGTGAGGATATATAGAGATTAAATAGGAGAGATATGGAATATCTAATAGATAAAGAGTATGAAGATGTAAGGTTAGACAAATTTTTAAGAAAAAAGTTACCAGATATGGCATTAACTGAGATTTTTAAATGTATTAGAGTAGGAAAAATAAAAGTTAATGGAAAAAAATCTAAAGAAAACTATAGACTTCAGTTAAATGATGTGGTAAAATTATTCTTTGTGGTAGAAAGTAAGGAATGTGACAAAAATAACAATATAAATAAAATAAATAGTGAAAAGTTTGAAAAAATAAAAAAATATATTGTTTATGAAGATGATAGAGTTTTGATACTAAATAAAAAAGCTAATATGGTTATGCATAAAGGGAGCGGACATGAATATGGAGTTTCTGAAATATTAAAAGAGTATCTAAATAATCCTAACTTTAACTTTGTAAATAGAATTGATAAAGCTACTTCAGGTCTTGTTGTAGGAGCTAAAAGTTTAGTTGTAACAAGAGAATTATCAGAGGAGATTAGAGAGAGAAAAGTAGATAAAAAATACTATATCTTAGTTGAAGGAAAAGTTAAGAGAAGAGAGTTTCAAATAAAGAGTTATTTGAAAAAACTAGAAGATAAAGTTGTAGAGTTAGAACAATACGAAGAGGGAGCTAAAGAGAGTTTAAGCTTTTTTAAAGTTGTAGAGTATGGAAAAAATTGTACATTACTAGAAGGGACATTAGGAAGTGGAAGAACTCATCAGCTAAGAGTTCAATTAGCTTCTATGGGAAATCCTATAATAGGGGATAGTAAATATGGAAAAGGTAAAGAAAAGATGATGTATCTATTCTCTCATTATTTAAAAATAGAGAAATATGGTATAGAGATAGATTTACCTATTCCTAAAGAGTATATTCAAAGGTTATCTAAATAAAATTTATATAGGAGGAAAAAATGGAAAACACAGGAATGTTAGAAAGGCTGTATAAGATTTCTGAAAGAGGAAGTACAGTAAAACAAGAGGTAATAGGAGGACTTACTACGTTTTTAGCTATGTCTTACATCATCTTTGTTAACCCTTCAATTTTAGGAATGACAGGAATGGACAAGGGAGCTTTAATTACAGTTACTTGTTTAACATCAGCACTAGCAACTATTATTTCTGGAGTTTGGGCAAATGCACCATTTGCTTTAGCACCAGGTATGGGACTAAATGCTTTCTTTACATTTACACTTGTATTAGGAAGAGGTCTATCTTGGGAAACTTCATTAGGTATTGTATTTATGTCAGGAGTATTTTTCTTTATACTATCTTTAGGTGGAATTAGAGAGAAGATAGCTTATGCTATTCCTATGCCATTGAAGATAGCAGTAGGTGGAGGAATAGGACTGTTTATTACATTTATAGGATTAATTAATATGGGATTAGTTGCAGCTAATCCAGCTACAATAGTAGGACTTGGAGAGATGAAAATTACTACAATTTTAGGAATAATAGGTCTTGTTGTAGCAATTGTTTTAGAGATAAAGCAAGTTAAAGGTGGTATGTTAATAGGAATAGTTATCACTACAATATTAGGATTTATAACAGGAAATATAGCACTTCCAGAAAAAGTGGTATCTCTTCCACCAAGTATAGCACCAATAGCAGGAAAATTAGATATAGTTGGTGCTTTTAAACTATCACTAATAGGACCTATATTTTCGTTCATGTTTGTTGATCTATTTGATACATTAGGAACATTAATCTCTTGTTCAAGACAGGCAGGAATTATTGATAAGGATGGAAAAATTCAAGGCTTTGGAAGAATGCTTTACACAGATGTTTTCTCTACAATTATTGGTTCAGTTTTAGGTACAAGTACAGTAACAACTTATGTTGAATCTGCGGCAGGAGTAGCAGTAGGGGCTAAGACAGGATTAGCTTCAGTTGTAACAGGGTTACTATTTTTATTTGCACTATTATTTTCTCCATTAGTAGCTGTAGTACCAGGATATGCTACTGCATCTGCTCTTGTAATAGTAGGAGTGTATATGTTTAAGCAAGTAAAAGACTTAGATTTTGGAGATTTAAAAACTCTATTCCCTTGTTTTATAATAATTGTAATGATGCCACTTACTTACAGTATTAGTACAGGATTAAGCTTAGGATTTTTAAGTTATATTCTAATACACTTAATTACAGGAGATTTTAAAAAATTAAATATTACTTTAATTTTTATAGGAGCACTTTGCTTAGTAAATCTTTTAGTATAATATAATTATGATAATTGAGTTCAAAAACTTTTTGAACTCAATTTTTTTATAAAAAAATAATCTTAAAAAAATAGTATAATATTATAGAAACATCAACTAAAATAAGTATTTATTCATTGTATTAATTTTTTTTATACAAACAATAAATATCATTAATTTGACAAATTGTGGATATTGTAGTAAATTTTTATGTATGAGAGAGAAATATTTCATATTTTGAAAGAAATAGTACAGAATAATGAAAAGAGTATTATAAAAGTACAAATCTTTGTTAATACTCTAAAAAAATATGTATATTGAAAAAATTTTTTCAAAAAAATGGAATTTAAAAAGGTAGAGAAAGTAGAAAGTAGGAGGAAGTTTAGTATGAGAAGGAAATTTTATTTACTTGTAGCAGCACTGCTGTCAATTTTCTTATTTGTTTCTTGTGGTGGAAGTAAGGAAGAAACAGCTAAAAAAGGTGGAGTAAAAGATACATTAGTAGTAGCAAATGGAGCTGATGCGAAATCATTAGACCCACATGCAACTAATGACGCACCAAGTTCAAGAGTAACAGTACAAATCTATGATAGACTTGTAGAGCAGGATGATAATATGAATATAGTACCAAGCCTTGCTGAGTCTTGGGAGCAACCAGATGGAATGACTACTATATTTCATTTAAAAAAGGGAATTAAATTTCATAATGGAGATGAGTTAAAAGCTTCAGATGTAAAATTTTCTTTAGATAGAATGAAGGCATCACCTCAAGTATCTCATATCATAGGAACTGTGGATAAAATAGAAGTAATAGATGATTATACAGTAAAAATAATAACAAGTGAGCCTTTTGGAGCTCTATTAAACCACTTAACTCACCCAACAGCAGCTATAATGAGTGAGAAAGCTGTAAAAGCAGCAGGAGATTCTTATGGACAACATCCAGTAGGAACAGGACCTTATAAGTTTGTATCTTGGCAATCAGGAGATAAAATTACTCTAGAAGCTAATCCTGATTACTTCTTAGGAGTAACTCCTATAAAAAATGTAGTATTCAGACCAGTTACCGAAGCATCTAATAGAACTATTGGAATAGAAACTGGAGAATTAGATTTAGCTTATGATATAGAAGGGTTAGATAGAGAAAAATTAAGAAATGATGATTCAATCGTATTCTTAGAAGAACCATCTTTTGGAATTGACTACATTGGATTCAATACAAGAAAAGCACCATTTGATAATGTAAAAGTAAGACAAGCAATAGCTACTGCTATCAATGCGGATGATTTTATAACAGCTGTATACAAAGGTTCAGGAGAGAAAGCAAACTCACTAATTGGACCAAAAGTATTTGGGTATACTACTGAGGCTAAGGCTTGGGAGTATAATGTAGAAAAGGCTAAACAACTATTAGCAGAAGCTGGATATCCAAATGGATTTAAAGCAAAAATCTGGATAAATGAAAATGTTGAAAGAAGAGATATAGCTATAATACTTCAAGCTCAATTAAAAGAGATTGGAATAGACCTAGCTGTTGAAACTCTTGAGTGGGGAGCATATTTAGACGGTACAGCTAGAGGAGACCATGAGTTATTTATGTTAGGTTGGGTAACTGTAACTGGAGATGCTGACTATGGATTATATCCATTACTTCACTCATCAAGCTTTGGTGGAGCTGGAAATAGAGCATTTTATCACAATCCAAAAGTGGATGAACTATTATCAAAAGCTAGAGTATCTATAAACCAAGAGGAAAGAAAAGAGTTATATAAAGAGGTTCAAATTATAGCTCAAGAAGAGGTTCCATACTATGTAACTGCATATAAATCACAAAACGCAGCACTGCAAAAAAATATAGAAAACTTCAAACTTAAACCAGCGGGACATCACAGACTTTATGGAGTAAAATTTAAAACAAATTAATCTAAAAAGTTATTAATAGGCTGTGTCTTAATTGATACAGCCTTTTTATGTAAATTAAAATTTAAAAGGAAAGGAGAGGACACCTAAAATGTAGAGTGTCAAAATGAATATGCACAAGTATGTATTAAAAAGAATTTTACTACTTATTCCTGTATTATTAGGAGTATCATTATTAGTTTTCGCTATAATGTCGTTAACACCTGGAGATCCAGCACAGTTAATATTAGGGGAAAATGCACCAAAAGAAGCTGTATTAAAATTAAGAGAAGAGATGGGATTAAATGATCCATTCTTTATGCAGTATTTTAGATTTGTTAAAAATGCAATTATGGG
Above is a window of Fusobacterium mortiferum ATCC 9817 DNA encoding:
- a CDS encoding NCS2 family permease yields the protein MENTGMLERLYKISERGSTVKQEVIGGLTTFLAMSYIIFVNPSILGMTGMDKGALITVTCLTSALATIISGVWANAPFALAPGMGLNAFFTFTLVLGRGLSWETSLGIVFMSGVFFFILSLGGIREKIAYAIPMPLKIAVGGGIGLFITFIGLINMGLVAANPATIVGLGEMKITTILGIIGLVVAIVLEIKQVKGGMLIGIVITTILGFITGNIALPEKVVSLPPSIAPIAGKLDIVGAFKLSLIGPIFSFMFVDLFDTLGTLISCSRQAGIIDKDGKIQGFGRMLYTDVFSTIIGSVLGTSTVTTYVESAAGVAVGAKTGLASVVTGLLFLFALLFSPLVAVVPGYATASALVIVGVYMFKQVKDLDFGDLKTLFPCFIIIVMMPLTYSISTGLSLGFLSYILIHLITGDFKKLNITLIFIGALCLVNLLV
- a CDS encoding glutathione ABC transporter substrate-binding protein, with the translated sequence MRRKFYLLVAALLSIFLFVSCGGSKEETAKKGGVKDTLVVANGADAKSLDPHATNDAPSSRVTVQIYDRLVEQDDNMNIVPSLAESWEQPDGMTTIFHLKKGIKFHNGDELKASDVKFSLDRMKASPQVSHIIGTVDKIEVIDDYTVKIITSEPFGALLNHLTHPTAAIMSEKAVKAAGDSYGQHPVGTGPYKFVSWQSGDKITLEANPDYFLGVTPIKNVVFRPVTEASNRTIGIETGELDLAYDIEGLDREKLRNDDSIVFLEEPSFGIDYIGFNTRKAPFDNVKVRQAIATAINADDFITAVYKGSGEKANSLIGPKVFGYTTEAKAWEYNVEKAKQLLAEAGYPNGFKAKIWINENVERRDIAIILQAQLKEIGIDLAVETLEWGAYLDGTARGDHELFMLGWVTVTGDADYGLYPLLHSSSFGGAGNRAFYHNPKVDELLSKARVSINQEERKELYKEVQIIAQEEVPYYVTAYKSQNAALQKNIENFKLKPAGHHRLYGVKFKTN